The Dehalogenimonas lykanthroporepellens BL-DC-9 genome includes a window with the following:
- a CDS encoding proton-translocating NADH-quinone oxidoreductase, chain L (KEGG: det:DET0931 proton-translocating NADH-quinone oxidoreductase, L subunit~TIGRFAM: proton-translocating NADH-quinone oxidoreductase, chain L~PFAM: NADH/Ubiquinone/plastoquinone (complex I); NADH-Ubiquinone oxidoreductase (complex I) chain 5/L domain protein) yields MITAPFVWAILLLPLAAFAFIALVLKPLGVRPAWSGYISIAAIGGALALSLWALTGVNSADHHEILIAPLDWVNVAGLKIQFGIILDGLTAVMLVVVTFVALMVNIYSQGYMHSDPGYPRYFAFMSLFSTAMIGLVLSDNLFITFAFWELVGLCSYLLIGFWFARPAAAAAAKKAFIVTRIGDFGFLAAILLLFANTGTLDIRELNELAIAGILAGSVLTWGALGIFVGAVGKSAQFPLHVWLPDAMEGPTPVSALIHAATMVAAGVFLVARTYPIFEHSATALTTVAVIGGVTAIFAATMGLVMHDMKRVLAYSTISQLGYMMLGLGTGGVAIAIFHLMNHAFFKSLLFLGSGSVNHATGTFDMRRMGGLKKYMPKTYWTMMIASLSMAGIWPLSGFFSKDEIVAGSSAQPILFTLALITVFITAFYMFRLMFMSFHGKYQGEGHPHESPLVMTAPLLILAVPAAFSGLLNLTGGFGALFGHGESVSILKGLFGAFSHVETWLSLALAGAGIFLAYAIYIKGWVNAGSISRRFGALYELVKRKYFLDELYEKVIGEIVLLRGVFAGFHYFDNRLLDNGLNTLLVQNVITRKLFGRFRYFDEKAVDGTVNGVADGTVAAGTILRRVQTGQLQTYGLFISMGILIIVVAVFLAG; encoded by the coding sequence GTGATTACGGCGCCGTTCGTCTGGGCGATCCTGCTACTACCATTGGCGGCCTTTGCCTTCATTGCTCTGGTTCTTAAACCGCTGGGAGTTCGACCGGCCTGGAGCGGTTATATCAGCATTGCCGCCATCGGCGGGGCCTTGGCGCTCTCCCTGTGGGCACTGACTGGGGTAAACAGCGCCGATCATCACGAAATACTTATTGCCCCGCTGGACTGGGTCAATGTGGCGGGGCTGAAGATTCAGTTCGGCATCATCCTGGACGGACTTACGGCGGTGATGCTGGTAGTGGTAACCTTTGTGGCCTTGATGGTTAATATTTACTCCCAGGGTTACATGCACAGCGACCCGGGTTACCCGCGTTATTTTGCCTTCATGTCGCTTTTCAGTACGGCCATGATCGGCCTGGTGCTGAGCGACAACCTGTTTATTACCTTCGCCTTCTGGGAGTTGGTCGGACTGTGTTCCTACCTGCTGATAGGCTTCTGGTTTGCCCGGCCGGCGGCAGCAGCGGCGGCCAAGAAGGCCTTTATCGTGACCCGTATCGGAGATTTCGGCTTTCTGGCGGCGATTTTACTGCTGTTTGCTAACACCGGCACGCTGGATATCCGGGAGCTTAACGAGTTGGCCATTGCCGGTATATTAGCCGGTAGCGTACTGACCTGGGGCGCCCTGGGCATCTTTGTAGGCGCAGTGGGCAAAAGCGCCCAGTTCCCGCTACACGTCTGGTTGCCGGACGCCATGGAAGGCCCGACACCGGTATCAGCGCTCATCCATGCGGCAACGATGGTTGCGGCCGGTGTCTTCCTGGTGGCCCGCACCTATCCAATTTTTGAACACTCGGCAACGGCGCTGACCACGGTAGCGGTTATCGGCGGAGTGACCGCCATTTTTGCCGCCACCATGGGGCTGGTGATGCACGACATGAAGCGGGTGCTGGCGTATTCCACCATTTCCCAACTTGGTTACATGATGCTGGGGCTGGGCACCGGCGGCGTGGCCATTGCCATTTTCCACCTTATGAATCACGCCTTCTTCAAGAGTCTGCTATTCCTGGGTTCCGGCTCGGTCAACCATGCCACCGGCACTTTTGATATGCGCCGGATGGGCGGGCTGAAAAAATACATGCCCAAGACATACTGGACGATGATGATAGCGTCGCTGTCCATGGCCGGTATCTGGCCGCTGTCCGGTTTCTTTTCCAAGGACGAGATTGTGGCGGGATCGTCGGCACAACCGATATTGTTCACTCTGGCGCTGATAACTGTTTTTATTACCGCCTTCTATATGTTCCGGCTGATGTTTATGAGTTTCCACGGCAAATACCAGGGCGAGGGGCACCCGCATGAGTCGCCTTTGGTGATGACCGCGCCACTACTGATACTGGCCGTGCCGGCGGCGTTCTCCGGATTGCTGAACCTGACCGGGGGCTTCGGCGCGCTGTTCGGCCACGGGGAGAGCGTCAGTATCCTCAAGGGCTTGTTCGGGGCATTCAGCCACGTGGAAACCTGGCTGTCGCTGGCGCTGGCCGGCGCGGGAATATTCCTGGCTTATGCCATCTATATCAAGGGCTGGGTGAACGCCGGTAGCATCAGCCGGCGCTTCGGTGCCCTCTACGAACTGGTTAAGCGCAAGTACTTCCTGGATGAACTTTATGAAAAAGTCATCGGTGAAATTGTGCTACTACGCGGCGTATTTGCCGGATTCCATTACTTCGACAACCGCTTGCTGGACAATGGACTGAACACTCTGCTGGTGCAGAACGTCATTACCCGCAAGCTGTTCGGCCGGTTCAGGTATTTCGATGAAAAAGCGGTGGACGGCACGGTTAACGGCGTGGCCGACGGCACTGTGGCCGCCGGCACCATTCTGCGCCGGGTTCAGACCGGGCAGTTGCAGACCTACGGGTTGTTTATTTCCATGGGTATTTTGATTATTGTCGTGGCGGTGTTTCTCGCCGGTTAG
- a CDS encoding proton-translocating NADH-quinone oxidoreductase, chain M (KEGG: deh:cbdb_A884 proton-translocating NADH-quinone oxidoreductase, M subunit~TIGRFAM: proton-translocating NADH-quinone oxidoreductase, chain M~PFAM: NADH/Ubiquinone/plastoquinone (complex I)) — MDMPYLTLTIAIPILGALLIALWPRLSSKNIRNISLLATALPLALSIIVFAGFDRSASMNGVIQFSEKVSWIPLINANFALGVDGLSLPFLLLTTLLGFLVILISWKIDLRVREYFAWLLLLQASITGVFLAQDFLLFFFFWELELIPMYFLIAIWGAGRREYSALKYVLYTLLGGAFILAGILVLFFGTGSLDMAYLASVDLTGLLAPGMLTLAFLFFFLGFAIKLPVFPFHTWLPDAHTDAPTAVSVILAGTLLKMGGYGMIRVNAAMFPDEALQFAPFILVLAVINIVYGGAVTLKQTDIKRLIAYSSISHMGFVLLGIFALGHLSMIGASLQMVSHGIITGLLFAITGVVMHNTHERSIPKMGGLTHQMPRSTVIFVLGGLGAMAVPATSGFIAEIWTFIGAFSSGVVPHIEVYTVISLLGILLAAAYILWTIQRVFFGQPLEKFGQVRDADRVEVGFSVVFVIAMFVIGLYPRILTDVFEGGIAPIAALFGAS, encoded by the coding sequence TTGGATATGCCCTATTTAACACTTACGATTGCTATCCCAATCCTGGGAGCGTTACTGATCGCCCTCTGGCCGCGGCTGAGCAGTAAAAACATCCGGAATATCTCACTATTAGCCACCGCTCTGCCACTGGCGCTGTCGATTATCGTTTTTGCCGGTTTCGACCGTTCCGCCTCCATGAACGGCGTTATTCAGTTCAGCGAAAAGGTGTCCTGGATACCGCTGATCAACGCCAATTTCGCCCTGGGGGTCGACGGCCTGTCACTGCCGTTCCTGCTGTTGACGACCCTCCTCGGGTTCCTGGTGATACTTATTTCCTGGAAAATCGACCTCCGGGTCCGGGAGTATTTCGCCTGGTTGCTGTTGCTTCAAGCCTCCATCACCGGTGTCTTTCTGGCCCAGGATTTTCTGCTGTTCTTCTTTTTCTGGGAACTGGAACTGATACCTATGTATTTCCTCATTGCCATCTGGGGCGCGGGACGTCGCGAATATTCGGCACTGAAATACGTGCTGTACACCTTGCTCGGCGGAGCCTTCATCCTGGCCGGTATCCTGGTGTTGTTCTTCGGCACCGGTTCGCTGGATATGGCTTATCTGGCTTCGGTGGATCTAACCGGATTGCTGGCGCCGGGCATGCTGACGTTGGCCTTTTTATTCTTCTTCCTGGGGTTTGCCATCAAGTTGCCGGTATTCCCCTTCCATACCTGGCTTCCGGATGCTCATACCGACGCGCCCACCGCCGTTTCAGTGATACTGGCCGGAACCCTGCTGAAAATGGGCGGATACGGCATGATCCGGGTTAATGCCGCTATGTTCCCGGACGAGGCACTGCAGTTCGCTCCTTTTATTTTGGTGCTGGCGGTGATCAATATTGTCTACGGGGGCGCGGTAACACTGAAACAGACTGACATCAAGCGGTTAATCGCTTACTCGTCAATCAGCCATATGGGTTTTGTACTGCTGGGCATCTTTGCTCTGGGGCACCTGTCGATGATCGGGGCCTCTCTGCAAATGGTGTCCCACGGCATCATCACCGGTTTGCTGTTCGCCATTACCGGGGTGGTCATGCACAACACCCATGAGCGCTCCATTCCGAAAATGGGCGGCTTGACCCACCAGATGCCGCGGTCAACGGTGATATTCGTGCTGGGCGGCCTGGGCGCCATGGCGGTACCGGCTACATCCGGTTTCATCGCCGAGATCTGGACCTTCATCGGCGCGTTCTCGTCAGGTGTCGTGCCTCATATCGAGGTTTATACCGTGATCTCTTTGCTAGGCATCCTGCTGGCGGCGGCATATATTCTGTGGACGATTCAGCGCGTATTTTTCGGCCAGCCGCTTGAGAAGTTCGGGCAGGTCCGTGACGCTGACCGGGTCGAGGTCGGCTTTTCGGTGGTTTTCGTCATCGCCATGTTCGTCATCGGCCTGTACCCGAGAATCCTGACCGATGTATTCGAAGGCGGCATCGCCCCCATCGCCGCACTGTTCGGAGCGAGCTAA
- a CDS encoding proton-translocating NADH-quinone oxidoreductase, chain N (KEGG: det:DET0933 proton-translocating NADH-quinone oxidoreductase, N subunit~TIGRFAM: proton-translocating NADH-quinone oxidoreductase, chain N~PFAM: NADH/Ubiquinone/plastoquinone (complex I)) has protein sequence MEFSYLLPEIIVLGTAVAVILTDLFINNKKVITALSLGGLAGALVAAIIGWPDAGRSFFGGMMTHDAFASFFKVFFPVMAGLVIMASVDWTHKFARFRSEYHALVLLAATGMMLIAGATNLITLYLALEITAVAFYVLVGIQKDKKSTEAALKYVLLSGTASAVLVYGMALVYGFTGTTGLEEIAAVLQAMAPGAILDSPGLLMGLVLIIAGLGFKIAAVPFQFWVPDVYEGAPTPVTMYLSIASKAAGFAIILRILGTAFLEPGALAQQWAPVVAALAAIGMTMGNLMAIPQKNIKRLLAFSTIAHAGYILVGLAALGNAPDLSSVAIGSIIFYLIAFAVSDLAAFITVIAISNKLKSDNFADYAGLIRTSPFIGGMLTLALLSLIGFPPTAGFLAKFYIFAAGVQADLLWLVVVAAVNTVISAYYYFGVIKVLWMREPANETRIVASGPLTAALAVSSLGILLFGILPALAMKLAESAAGVFGG, from the coding sequence GTGGAATTCAGTTATCTGTTACCGGAAATAATCGTGCTGGGCACGGCTGTGGCCGTGATCCTGACCGACCTGTTCATTAACAATAAAAAGGTCATCACCGCGCTGTCGCTGGGCGGTCTGGCGGGGGCGCTGGTAGCGGCGATCATCGGCTGGCCGGATGCAGGCCGCAGTTTTTTCGGCGGCATGATGACGCACGATGCCTTCGCCTCTTTCTTCAAGGTATTTTTCCCGGTGATGGCTGGTCTGGTCATCATGGCTTCGGTGGACTGGACGCATAAATTCGCCCGTTTCCGCAGTGAATATCACGCTCTGGTGTTACTGGCGGCGACCGGTATGATGCTGATTGCAGGAGCGACCAACCTGATCACCCTGTACCTGGCGCTGGAAATCACCGCCGTGGCTTTTTATGTACTGGTAGGTATCCAGAAGGATAAAAAGTCTACCGAGGCAGCGTTGAAATACGTACTGCTGTCCGGTACGGCCTCAGCGGTCCTGGTGTACGGTATGGCTCTGGTGTACGGCTTTACCGGTACAACGGGATTGGAGGAGATTGCCGCAGTACTACAGGCGATGGCCCCCGGCGCCATACTTGATTCACCCGGACTGCTGATGGGGCTGGTGCTCATTATTGCCGGGCTGGGCTTCAAGATTGCCGCCGTGCCTTTCCAGTTCTGGGTACCGGATGTTTATGAGGGCGCGCCGACGCCGGTCACCATGTATTTGTCCATTGCATCCAAAGCCGCCGGTTTTGCCATTATCCTGCGGATACTGGGCACAGCCTTTTTGGAGCCCGGAGCGCTGGCACAGCAATGGGCGCCGGTAGTGGCGGCGCTGGCCGCCATCGGCATGACCATGGGCAATCTGATGGCCATACCGCAGAAGAATATCAAGCGGCTACTGGCTTTCTCCACCATAGCCCACGCCGGATATATACTGGTAGGTCTGGCGGCGCTGGGCAATGCGCCCGACCTTTCCAGCGTGGCCATCGGCAGTATTATCTTTTATTTGATCGCTTTTGCGGTCAGCGACCTGGCCGCCTTCATTACGGTCATCGCCATTTCCAACAAGCTGAAAAGCGACAATTTTGCCGATTACGCCGGGCTGATACGTACGTCGCCGTTTATCGGCGGAATGCTGACGCTGGCACTGCTGTCACTTATCGGCTTTCCGCCGACGGCCGGTTTCCTGGCTAAATTTTATATTTTCGCCGCCGGCGTTCAGGCCGACCTGTTGTGGCTGGTGGTGGTGGCCGCGGTCAATACAGTAATTTCCGCTTACTACTACTTCGGAGTCATCAAGGTGCTGTGGATGCGTGAACCGGCGAATGAAACGCGTATCGTTGCTTCGGGGCCGCTGACAGCGGCCTTGGCTGTTTCTTCCTTAGGCATACTTCTTTTCGGCATTCTACCGGCGCTGGCGATGAAACTGGCCGAATCAGCGGCCGGGGTCTTCGGAGGGTAA
- a CDS encoding hydrolase, TatD family (KEGG: deh:cbdb_A887 TatD family hydrolase~TIGRFAM: hydrolase, TatD family~PFAM: TatD-related deoxyribonuclease), which yields MTMKLIDSHAHLDLSQFSADLDAVLKRATDAGISRIITIGIDLRSSREAVRLAETYDNIYASVGIHPCDSGTADETTLTEIEKLAAMPRVVAIGETGMDFYHKPFSEANQRESLLFHLDLAVRTNLPVVIHNRQADQSIVPLLLKWAESNPSHPKGVIHCFNDKVEVAQRYINAGFHISVGGYVTYPSAKSIHESLRGIPLNRLLLETDCPFLPPQGHRGQRNEPAYLVQTAEALAEIRDIPVKELTEATTANTERLFALP from the coding sequence ATGACCATGAAACTTATTGATTCACACGCCCACCTGGATCTGTCGCAATTCTCAGCCGACCTTGATGCAGTCTTGAAAAGGGCGACCGACGCCGGTATATCTCGAATCATCACCATCGGCATCGACCTGCGATCCAGCCGAGAAGCGGTGCGGCTGGCGGAGACTTACGATAATATCTACGCTTCAGTGGGGATTCATCCCTGCGACAGCGGTACAGCTGATGAAACAACGCTGACCGAAATCGAAAAGCTGGCCGCCATGCCCAGGGTTGTGGCTATCGGTGAGACCGGAATGGACTTCTACCACAAGCCCTTCTCTGAAGCCAACCAGCGGGAATCCCTGCTCTTCCACCTGGATCTGGCTGTCCGGACAAATCTGCCGGTAGTCATCCACAATCGCCAGGCTGACCAGTCTATCGTTCCTCTGCTGTTGAAATGGGCCGAGTCCAACCCAAGTCATCCCAAAGGCGTCATCCACTGTTTCAACGACAAAGTGGAAGTGGCCCAGCGCTACATCAACGCCGGTTTTCATATCTCAGTTGGCGGTTATGTCACCTACCCTTCAGCCAAGAGTATCCACGAGTCACTACGCGGTATCCCGCTGAACCGCCTGTTGCTGGAAACCGACTGTCCGTTCCTGCCGCCTCAAGGGCACCGCGGCCAGCGCAACGAGCCGGCTTACCTGGTTCAGACGGCAGAAGCACTCGCGGAAATCCGGGACATCCCCGTCAAGGAACTGACCGAAGCCACCACTGCGAATACGGAAAGATTGTTTGCCCTGCCCTGA
- a CDS encoding hypothetical protein (KEGG: rhi:NGR_c24200 putative GGDEF/EAL domain transcriptional regulator) gives MGYAFLGGMSILLGFGILISVDVSALSFLNFVDGVARIALAGALDFVGVGLIALGMRSKEA, from the coding sequence ATGGGATACGCTTTTCTTGGCGGAATGTCCATCCTGCTAGGTTTTGGCATCTTGATATCTGTTGACGTTTCAGCGTTGTCTTTTCTGAATTTTGTAGACGGCGTTGCCCGTATCGCTTTAGCCGGCGCCCTGGATTTCGTTGGTGTCGGTTTAATTGCGCTGGGAATGAGGTCCAAAGAAGCCTGA
- a CDS encoding endonuclease III (SMART: HhH-GPD family protein; iron-sulfur cluster loop~TIGRFAM: endonuclease III~KEGG: rxy:Rxyl_2676 DNA-(apurinic or apyrimidinic site) lyase / endonuclease III~PFAM: HhH-GPD family protein; iron-sulfur cluster loop), with amino-acid sequence MVTDIADIHEVIARLKQAYPDGRIALAYSNPLELLAAVILSAQTTDAAVNSVTSALFEKYRTAPDYADADVAELETIVRRTGFYHNKARSLIGMGRLLVEKFDGQVPQTMAELIQIPGAARKTANIVLWNAFGKIEGIAVDTHVARLAKRLGYSQEKDPDKIEKNLMKIVPHEEWGRFPHLIQEHGRVICFARKPKCVECFMKEICPTAFSLE; translated from the coding sequence ATGGTCACCGACATCGCCGATATCCATGAAGTCATAGCCCGTTTGAAACAGGCCTATCCGGATGGCCGCATCGCCTTGGCCTACTCGAACCCTCTGGAACTGCTGGCGGCAGTCATCCTGTCGGCCCAGACCACCGATGCCGCGGTCAACTCTGTGACTTCGGCGCTGTTCGAAAAATATCGCACAGCGCCGGATTATGCCGATGCCGATGTCGCAGAACTGGAAACCATTGTCCGGCGCACCGGCTTTTATCACAACAAAGCCAGAAGTCTGATCGGCATGGGGCGTCTGCTGGTGGAAAAATTCGATGGCCAGGTGCCGCAGACCATGGCGGAATTGATTCAGATTCCCGGGGCGGCCAGGAAGACCGCCAATATCGTGCTGTGGAATGCCTTCGGCAAAATTGAAGGCATTGCTGTTGATACCCACGTCGCCCGGCTGGCGAAACGATTGGGCTATTCACAGGAGAAGGACCCGGATAAGATTGAGAAAAATCTGATGAAGATAGTGCCGCATGAAGAATGGGGGCGCTTTCCTCACCTGATACAGGAACATGGTCGTGTCATCTGCTTCGCCCGCAAGCCGAAATGCGTCGAGTGTTTCATGAAAGAAATCTGCCCGACAGCCTTTTCACTTGAATAG
- a CDS encoding cobyric acid synthase CobQ (KEGG: deg:DehalGT_0781 cobyric acid synthase CobQ~TIGRFAM: cobyric acid synthase CobQ~PFAM: CobB/CobQ domain protein glutamine amidotransferase; Cobyrinic acid ac-diamide synthase), with protein MFGVLVFYTAGAYVAIITAMNSPKVIMIQGTSSNVGKSVLVAALCRIFKQDGYRVAPFKSQNMALNAFVTPEGGEIGRAQAMQAEAAGIAPSIHMNPVLLKPEANSRSQIILHGKVHNNTSAAEYYQHTQFLLGKVKESLDYLKERYDIIVIEGAGSPAEINLKSREIANMRMAKLANSPVLLAGDIDRGGVYASFVGTLEILDEEERKLVKGFLINKFRGDVRLIQDANDYLENKTGRPVLGVVPYFRDILLAQEDSVYLDERQNRKAESDLDIAVIRIPRISNYDDFDALEEDGANIRYINRPYELGNPDLIIIPGSKTTVPDLLAIRESGVAGAVMKKADEGTPVFGVCGGYQMLGKVIHDPEHVESEQEIIEGLGLIDAETTFAGTKATTQVKGVITDDRGLLAGLKGEILTGYEIHMGRTVSECRPFRITETQDGPDDYNDGSINASGTVMGSYIHGIFQSHGFRRGLMNNLRRRKGLPERIYDAPLDKEKQYDALADLVRQSIDLKAVYRILEEGIVE; from the coding sequence TTGTTTGGGGTACTGGTTTTCTATACCGCCGGAGCGTATGTTGCTATAATAACCGCCATGAACAGTCCGAAAGTTATCATGATTCAGGGTACCTCTTCCAACGTCGGTAAAAGCGTTCTGGTGGCGGCGCTGTGTCGCATCTTCAAGCAGGACGGATACCGAGTGGCCCCCTTCAAATCGCAGAACATGGCTTTGAACGCCTTCGTGACGCCCGAAGGCGGCGAAATCGGCCGGGCTCAGGCGATGCAGGCCGAAGCCGCCGGTATCGCGCCCTCCATCCATATGAACCCGGTGCTGTTGAAACCGGAGGCTAACTCCCGTTCCCAGATAATTCTGCACGGTAAGGTTCACAACAACACCTCGGCGGCTGAGTATTATCAGCATACCCAGTTCCTACTGGGTAAAGTCAAGGAATCCCTGGATTACCTCAAGGAACGCTACGACATCATTGTCATCGAGGGGGCCGGTTCGCCGGCGGAGATCAATCTGAAATCCCGCGAGATCGCCAACATGCGCATGGCCAAACTGGCCAATTCGCCGGTACTGCTGGCCGGAGACATCGACCGCGGCGGCGTTTACGCCTCTTTTGTCGGCACCCTGGAGATTCTCGATGAAGAAGAGCGCAAACTGGTCAAGGGCTTCCTTATCAACAAATTCCGGGGAGACGTCCGGCTGATTCAGGACGCCAACGATTACCTGGAAAACAAGACCGGCAGACCGGTACTGGGAGTGGTGCCGTATTTTCGGGATATACTGCTGGCCCAGGAGGATTCGGTCTATCTGGACGAACGACAGAACCGAAAAGCCGAGTCCGACCTGGACATCGCCGTCATCCGCATACCGCGCATCTCCAATTATGACGACTTCGACGCACTGGAGGAAGACGGCGCCAATATCCGTTACATCAACCGCCCGTATGAACTGGGCAACCCTGACCTCATCATCATCCCGGGCTCCAAGACGACGGTCCCCGACCTGCTGGCCATACGGGAATCGGGTGTCGCCGGGGCGGTTATGAAAAAGGCTGACGAAGGAACTCCGGTTTTCGGCGTCTGCGGCGGATACCAGATGCTGGGCAAGGTGATTCATGACCCGGAACATGTCGAATCCGAACAGGAAATCATCGAAGGGCTGGGTCTCATCGACGCGGAAACAACCTTCGCCGGGACCAAGGCCACCACTCAGGTAAAAGGCGTCATCACCGATGACCGGGGGCTGTTGGCCGGACTCAAGGGAGAAATACTGACCGGCTACGAGATACATATGGGCCGAACAGTCAGCGAATGCCGTCCCTTCCGCATTACCGAAACCCAGGACGGGCCCGATGACTATAACGATGGCAGTATCAACGCCTCAGGTACGGTAATGGGCAGTTATATTCACGGCATTTTCCAGAGCCACGGCTTTCGGCGGGGTCTGATGAATAACCTGCGCCGTCGCAAAGGACTGCCGGAGCGCATCTACGACGCCCCGCTGGACAAGGAAAAGCAGTACGACGCCCTAGCCGACCTGGTGCGTCAATCCATCGACCTTAAAGCCGTATACCGCATTCTGGAAGAGGGCATCGTAGAGTAA
- a CDS encoding biotin/acetyl-CoA-carboxylase ligase (manually curated~TIGRFAM: biotin/acetyl-CoA-carboxylase ligase~KEGG: det:DET0849 biotin--acetyl-CoA-carboxylase ligase~PFAM: biotin/lipoate A/B protein ligase; biotin protein ligase domain protein) — MNNIATNNESWEGSTWSTHTHFYPSVDSTMDIARQMAKGGCTEGTNVVAARQHAGRGRLSRVWLSPEGSVSMSVVLFPELNRLSHLVMIAGVAVVEALESFTGVSPALKWPNDIIIRGLKLGGILVESGTVSERRYAVIGIGLNVNVTIGDYPEIAGIATSLFDITGKNFRETEVSRSIVRSLEHYYRGIDNSEIFQRWRSRLDTIDRRVTVETGGNHIEGIARDVNPDGSLIIRSDDGIDHQVFAGDIWLRSLA; from the coding sequence ATGAACAACATTGCAACGAATAACGAAAGTTGGGAAGGTTCCACATGGTCTACACACACTCATTTTTACCCCAGCGTTGACTCGACCATGGATATCGCCCGACAAATGGCCAAGGGCGGATGCACTGAAGGTACTAATGTTGTCGCCGCCCGCCAGCACGCCGGGCGGGGACGCCTGAGCCGGGTGTGGCTGTCTCCGGAAGGCTCGGTTTCCATGTCGGTGGTGTTATTTCCGGAGTTGAATCGGTTGTCTCATCTGGTCATGATAGCCGGTGTGGCCGTCGTCGAAGCCCTGGAGTCGTTCACGGGCGTCAGTCCGGCTCTGAAGTGGCCGAACGATATCATCATCCGCGGTCTCAAGCTGGGCGGTATTCTGGTCGAAAGCGGCACCGTATCCGAACGGCGGTACGCCGTCATCGGTATCGGTTTGAATGTCAATGTCACTATCGGTGACTACCCGGAAATCGCCGGTATCGCTACCAGCCTGTTCGATATCACCGGAAAGAATTTCCGGGAAACCGAAGTATCACGGTCTATAGTTCGGAGTCTTGAGCATTATTACCGCGGCATCGATAACAGCGAAATCTTTCAACGCTGGCGCTCCCGGCTTGATACTATCGACCGGCGGGTGACCGTCGAAACGGGCGGTAACCACATTGAGGGTATCGCTCGGGATGTCAATCCGGACGGTAGCCTGATTATTCGTTCCGACGACGGCATCGACCACCAGGTCTTCGCCGGAGACATCTGGTTGCGTTCTTTGGCCTAA
- a CDS encoding DNA ligase D, 3'-phosphoesterase domain protein (TIGRFAM: DNA ligase D, 3'-phosphoesterase domain protein~KEGG: mpd:MCP_2127 hypothetical protein), with the protein MKSDDLREYQTKRNFEKTSEPSPTVTEPSAKPIFVIQKHDASRLHYDLRLEIDGVLKSWAVPKGPSTDHRVKRLAIPTEDHPMAYAVFEGVIPEDEYGGGTVMVWDTGTYRNIQADKAPALSMSQALDKGRVEIFLEGWKLKGRFALIQTGRGWLFFKMKDEYADEDDILETAPDSALSGKSLTEIKEQSG; encoded by the coding sequence ATGAAAAGTGATGATCTCCGGGAATACCAGACCAAACGTAATTTCGAAAAAACATCCGAACCCTCGCCGACGGTAACCGAGCCTTCGGCAAAGCCCATATTCGTCATTCAGAAACACGACGCCTCACGTCTGCATTACGACCTGAGACTGGAAATAGACGGAGTGCTTAAAAGCTGGGCGGTACCCAAAGGCCCGTCAACAGACCACCGGGTCAAGCGATTGGCGATTCCAACCGAAGACCACCCGATGGCATATGCCGTTTTCGAAGGCGTCATTCCCGAAGATGAATACGGCGGCGGTACGGTGATGGTCTGGGACACCGGAACTTATCGCAACATCCAGGCCGATAAGGCGCCTGCGCTGTCGATGAGTCAGGCCTTGGACAAAGGCCGAGTCGAGATTTTTCTGGAAGGTTGGAAACTGAAAGGACGTTTCGCGTTAATACAAACCGGCCGCGGCTGGCTTTTTTTCAAGATGAAGGACGAGTACGCAGATGAGGATGACATTCTGGAGACAGCCCCTGATTCAGCCTTATCCGGTAAAAGCCTGACGGAAATAAAAGAACAGAGCGGGTGA